TTCAGGGGTTAAGTTTTTAAAATCCATTTTTTTCTCCCATTCATTGTTTATTTCTTCGATTAATGGAATTATACTTTCACCCTTTGGTGTTAATTTTAAAATATATTGGCGTTTATCTTCTTTTAATTTTTCTCTTGTAACATAAGAATTTTTTTCTAATTTATTTATAGCTTTTGTAATGGCTCCTTTTGATAAATATAGGCCATCTGCTAAATCTTTTTGGTTTAATTCATCTCCAGTATATATCATTACAATACATAATACTTGAATTAAACTTATGCCATGTTTTAAAAGAGCATTATTTAAATATATTTTATGGTTTTTGTGAAAAACATAGAGTAAATCTCCTAAACGACTTGTATCATAAAATCCTTTTGTTTTCTCAAATCTCATTAAATATACTCCTTAAATTTAAAATAAAAAAAAGAAAGATTTTATGTGTATTTATAAAATCCTTCTCCTGCATTTATTCCTGTTTTTCCTTCGTCTATTTTTTCTTTTAGTAATGCTGCAATTTTACCTGGTGTTGTATTTTTGTCTCCAGCTTCAGGGTTCATAATTACAATATTATATGCAGTAGTTAAACCTACAATATCTAATATACGGAATGGTCCAATTGGAGCTCCAGTTGCTAAAATCCATG
This DNA window, taken from Methanobrevibacter oralis, encodes the following:
- a CDS encoding MarR family winged helix-turn-helix transcriptional regulator, encoding MRFEKTKGFYDTSRLGDLLYVFHKNHKIYLNNALLKHGISLIQVLCIVMIYTGDELNQKDLADGLYLSKGAITKAINKLEKNSYVTREKLKEDKRQYILKLTPKGESIIPLIEEINNEWEKKMDFKNLTPEFYETFKQLTAKSIDLN